The proteins below are encoded in one region of Streptomyces sp. NBC_00490:
- a CDS encoding class I SAM-dependent methyltransferase, giving the protein MYSLSSRSPARPASAPSAEAYAVSAEFYDVLQGEADAAHVRELYGEAVGNARVGVLDIGAGTGRVTLLGLAGSDVGVHAVEPARSMRAALMTRIASLPADVRGRVTVHPCTLPETGLRGVADVAVCHNTLACLDPSSRRRLYPAVAEALCPGGVFLLQLPPARPPRVRTVHPLPAQTLGRHEYGGHMVLSADAGRIRTRFDYWVRDVTGVLREHTETFWMWPASRDDIVVELAEHGFTPLPDTGDPAVLTVTTRVTARSRADTL; this is encoded by the coding sequence ATGTACTCGCTTTCGTCCCGTTCGCCCGCCCGTCCGGCGAGCGCGCCCTCCGCAGAGGCCTACGCCGTCAGTGCCGAGTTCTACGACGTGCTGCAAGGCGAGGCCGATGCCGCGCACGTGCGGGAACTGTACGGAGAAGCGGTCGGCAACGCGCGGGTCGGTGTGCTGGACATCGGCGCGGGCACCGGCCGTGTCACCCTGCTGGGCCTCGCCGGGTCCGACGTCGGCGTGCATGCCGTCGAGCCCGCGCGGTCCATGCGCGCCGCCCTGATGACCCGGATCGCGTCCTTGCCCGCCGACGTGCGCGGACGGGTCACCGTCCACCCCTGCACCCTCCCTGAGACCGGTCTGCGCGGTGTCGCGGACGTCGCCGTCTGCCACAACACCCTCGCGTGCCTGGATCCGTCCTCGCGCCGCCGCCTTTACCCCGCCGTCGCCGAAGCGCTCTGTCCCGGCGGCGTCTTCCTGCTGCAGCTTCCCCCCGCACGCCCTCCGCGGGTGCGCACCGTCCACCCGCTGCCCGCTCAGACACTCGGCCGGCACGAGTACGGCGGGCACATGGTGCTGTCCGCCGACGCGGGCCGCATCCGGACACGTTTCGACTACTGGGTGCGGGACGTGACCGGTGTCCTGCGCGAGCACACCGAGACCTTCTGGATGTGGCCGGCCTCCCGGGACGACATCGTCGTGGAGCTGGCCGAGCACGGCTTCACCCCGCTACCCGACACGGGCGATCCCGCGGTGCTGACCGTTACGACGCGCGTGACGGCGCGTTCACGCGCCGACACGCTGTGA
- a CDS encoding sigma-70 family RNA polymerase sigma factor, translating into MDTSVIATRQSPQSVMVTITAAPVELNDAVFVFSRVRPGLLKIANRILRDPGEAEDVIQEAWLRWQGTDRTVVADPGALLRTTTVRLAINVLQSARRRRESSATPWLPESTDTGMTPEALAERQDSVEHAVLLLLQTLTPNQRAAYVLREAFGYSYDQIGDLLRLSVVNARQQVFRAQDRLNNRRHRQHVDAATHRRLVQAIVVAARTGDLDRLEHVLTGQDAPYSGEGTAACDGAPSYRATA; encoded by the coding sequence GTGGACACATCTGTGATCGCAACCCGGCAGAGTCCGCAGTCGGTGATGGTGACCATCACTGCCGCGCCCGTGGAACTCAACGACGCGGTCTTCGTGTTCAGTCGCGTCCGGCCAGGACTGCTCAAGATCGCCAACCGGATCCTCCGAGATCCCGGCGAAGCCGAGGACGTCATCCAGGAGGCGTGGCTGCGCTGGCAGGGCACGGACCGCACCGTCGTCGCGGACCCCGGTGCGCTGCTCCGCACGACGACCGTCCGGCTCGCCATCAACGTGCTGCAGTCGGCACGCAGACGCCGCGAATCCAGCGCCACCCCCTGGCTGCCGGAGTCCACGGACACCGGGATGACACCGGAGGCCCTGGCCGAACGCCAGGACTCGGTGGAGCATGCCGTCCTGCTGCTTCTGCAGACCCTGACCCCCAACCAGCGCGCGGCGTACGTGCTGCGCGAGGCGTTCGGCTACTCGTACGACCAGATCGGCGACCTGCTCCGCCTGTCCGTGGTGAACGCACGGCAGCAGGTCTTCCGCGCGCAGGACAGACTGAACAACCGGCGGCACCGGCAGCACGTGGACGCAGCCACCCATCGGCGGCTCGTTCAGGCGATCGTCGTCGCCGCCCGCACCGGAGACCTCGACCGCCTGGAGCACGTGCTGACCGGCCAGGACGCGCCGTACTCCGGCGAGGGGACGGCCGCGTGCGACGGCGCGCCCTCCTACCGGGCCACGGCATGA
- a CDS encoding alpha/beta fold hydrolase: protein MNRSSTYQRVRTPLSLLATASVATALIATAVAPAHADRTTSAPDSETKPTVVLVHGAFADSTSWNGVIKRLRHEGYPVVAAANPLRGLDNDASYLKEVLAGIDGPVVLAGHSYGGSVISDAAHDAANVKALVFVAAFLPENGESAVELSGKFPGSTLGDALRSVPVTLPDGSRDADLTIEPSKFHQQFAADVPRNTTDLMAVTQRPITNAALADDASEPGWKDIPSWAVVATQDRNIPAQTQIFMAQRAHAHITRVRASHAVSVSHPADVAGVIEAAARTVR from the coding sequence ATGAACCGCAGTTCCACCTACCAGCGGGTCCGCACCCCGCTCTCCCTCCTGGCCACCGCCTCCGTCGCCACCGCCCTCATCGCCACGGCAGTCGCCCCCGCCCACGCGGACAGAACCACGTCCGCACCGGACAGCGAGACGAAGCCCACGGTGGTACTCGTGCACGGCGCGTTCGCCGATTCCACCAGCTGGAACGGCGTCATCAAGAGGCTGCGGCACGAGGGCTACCCCGTCGTCGCCGCGGCCAACCCGCTGCGCGGGCTGGACAACGACGCCTCCTACCTCAAGGAGGTCCTGGCCGGCATCGACGGCCCGGTGGTCCTGGCCGGACACTCCTACGGCGGATCGGTGATCAGCGACGCCGCCCACGACGCCGCCAACGTCAAGGCTCTGGTGTTCGTCGCCGCCTTCCTCCCCGAAAACGGGGAGAGCGCCGTCGAGTTGTCGGGCAAGTTCCCCGGCAGCACCCTCGGCGACGCTCTGCGCTCCGTGCCAGTCACCCTGCCGGACGGCTCCCGCGACGCCGACCTGACGATCGAACCGAGCAAGTTCCACCAGCAGTTCGCCGCTGACGTCCCCCGCAACACCACGGACCTCATGGCCGTCACACAGCGCCCGATCACCAATGCCGCGCTGGCGGACGACGCCTCCGAGCCCGGTTGGAAGGACATCCCGTCCTGGGCCGTGGTCGCCACCCAGGACCGCAACATCCCGGCGCAGACCCAGATCTTCATGGCACAGCGCGCACACGCCCACATCACGCGTGTACGGGCCTCGCACGCCGTGAGTGTCTCCCACCCCGCCGACGTCGCCGGGGTGATCGAGGCAGCCGCTCGGACCGTGCGCTGA
- a CDS encoding ferritin-like domain-containing protein: protein MNPQDPTGQARFRSITTMEDLREHLQWAIELEHATLPPYLTALYSLDPERNAHAVEVVSSVFVEEMIHLALVANLLNAVGGQPRVDTPRILSPHPRPMPHADPSLQLSLLPFGQEALTMFLRLEQPAHPGDPAEGDAYMTIGQFYDAIEKGLRHLCAELGEEKVFTGDPARQVAAGPFGHTGGRLSPVTDLASALSALEEIVEQGEGAARFDVWDGDMDMFHPQTKAVSHYYRFQELAQGRRYQPGDTPETGPTGETITVDRAGVRPMRPNPRLQDHPEGSAIRTAQEAFNIAYGKLLQLLEQAFNGNPAMLGVSVGTMYALKGQAQSLMSMSDGEGLTAGPTFDYVAPEDRG from the coding sequence ATGAATCCTCAAGACCCCACCGGCCAGGCCCGGTTCCGCTCGATCACGACGATGGAGGACCTGCGCGAGCACCTGCAGTGGGCCATCGAGCTGGAGCACGCCACGCTGCCGCCCTACCTCACAGCCCTCTACTCCCTCGACCCCGAGCGGAACGCCCACGCCGTCGAAGTGGTCAGCAGTGTGTTCGTCGAGGAGATGATCCACCTCGCTCTGGTGGCGAACCTCCTGAACGCGGTGGGCGGGCAACCTCGCGTCGACACCCCGCGGATACTGTCGCCGCATCCGCGGCCCATGCCGCACGCCGACCCCTCCCTGCAGCTGTCCCTGCTGCCGTTCGGGCAGGAGGCGCTCACCATGTTCCTCCGCCTCGAACAACCCGCCCACCCGGGCGACCCGGCCGAGGGCGACGCCTACATGACGATCGGTCAGTTCTACGACGCGATCGAGAAGGGCCTGCGACACCTGTGCGCCGAGCTCGGCGAGGAAAAGGTCTTCACCGGTGATCCCGCCCGCCAGGTGGCCGCAGGACCCTTCGGGCACACCGGCGGGCGGCTGAGCCCGGTCACCGATCTCGCCTCGGCGCTCTCCGCCCTGGAGGAGATCGTGGAGCAGGGCGAGGGCGCGGCACGCTTCGACGTGTGGGACGGGGACATGGACATGTTCCACCCGCAGACCAAGGCGGTCTCGCACTACTACCGCTTCCAGGAGCTCGCACAGGGCCGGCGCTACCAGCCGGGGGACACACCGGAGACAGGCCCCACCGGCGAGACGATCACCGTCGACCGCGCCGGGGTGCGCCCGATGCGGCCCAACCCGCGGCTGCAGGACCATCCGGAAGGCAGCGCGATCCGCACGGCGCAGGAGGCGTTCAACATCGCGTACGGCAAGCTGCTGCAGCTCCTGGAGCAGGCGTTCAACGGCAATCCTGCGATGCTCGGGGTGTCGGTGGGCACGATGTACGCGCTCAAGGGGCAGGCACAGAGCCTGATGTCGATGTCCGACGGCGAGGGCCTGACCGCGGGCCCGACCTTCGACTACGTCGCTCCGGAAGACCGCGGCTGA
- a CDS encoding WhiB family transcriptional regulator produces the protein MSWRERAACQDVDPDLFFPIGTAGLTLVQIDEAKAVCARCPVRERCLQWALDAGQVEGIWGGTTESERRATRRRSARKDVERISAKAS, from the coding sequence ATGAGTTGGCGCGAGAGAGCGGCCTGCCAGGATGTAGACCCCGACCTGTTCTTCCCCATCGGCACCGCGGGTCTGACGCTGGTCCAGATCGACGAGGCGAAGGCCGTGTGCGCCCGGTGCCCCGTGCGGGAGCGGTGTCTGCAGTGGGCTCTGGACGCCGGTCAGGTCGAGGGCATCTGGGGCGGCACGACGGAGAGCGAGCGCCGCGCGACGCGACGACGCTCGGCGCGTAAGGACGTCGAGCGCATCAGCGCGAAGGCGTCCTGA
- a CDS encoding YceI family protein, producing MQNAVPAAVPVSHARALTCLSFCGPRPGLLGRGPLHHRQAHGDGSKRLIVVTSDRKDPHMSTVVPYTALTGVYTIDPVRSTIGFSVRHAMIANVHGRFGAFEGLVKLDGYQPSRSEAYLSVQTGSIDTSSPDRDTHLTGPDFFDAATYPLMLFRSAGLADRGDGQFRLTGHLRIKDVELPLHIHLAFEGATQDESGDHRVGFSGTALVRRSDWGLGGSTPVETGGVLISDKVRLSFDISAVRLSRAEAA from the coding sequence ATGCAGAACGCCGTCCCGGCGGCGGTCCCGGTGTCACACGCGCGGGCCCTCACCTGTCTGTCCTTCTGCGGACCCCGCCCGGGCCTCCTCGGCCGCGGTCCGCTCCACCATCGGCAGGCACACGGCGACGGCTCGAAACGACTGATCGTCGTGACCAGCGACCGCAAGGACCCACATATGTCGACCGTCGTCCCGTACACAGCGCTGACGGGTGTCTACACCATCGACCCGGTACGCAGCACCATCGGCTTCTCCGTCCGGCACGCCATGATCGCGAACGTGCACGGACGGTTCGGCGCGTTCGAGGGGCTGGTCAAGCTGGACGGGTATCAACCCAGCCGCTCCGAGGCCTACTTGAGCGTCCAGACCGGCAGCATCGACACGAGCAGCCCTGACCGGGACACCCATCTCACGGGCCCGGACTTCTTCGACGCCGCCACCTATCCGCTGATGCTCTTTCGCTCCGCGGGCCTTGCTGACCGCGGAGACGGTCAGTTCCGCCTGACGGGCCACCTCAGGATCAAGGACGTCGAACTCCCTCTCCACATCCACCTCGCCTTCGAGGGGGCCACGCAGGACGAGAGCGGAGACCACCGTGTCGGCTTCTCCGGCACCGCCCTGGTGCGCCGCTCCGACTGGGGACTCGGCGGGAGCACGCCCGTCGAGACCGGCGGCGTCCTCATCAGCGACAAGGTCAGGCTCAGCTTCGACATCTCCGCCGTCCGCCTCTCCCGCGCGGAAGCCGCATGA
- a CDS encoding alpha/beta fold hydrolase, whose amino-acid sequence MNAAQGPRPLPSPAVDPRAPLSPGTHTLVVQHGTAAVDQRYHVAGTGPVCVAHSGGPGIGWEYLRMPELERSMTVVYLEPVGTGESGRLADPRDYTLATYTHFLHAVIEHLGLAEVALLGHSHGGFVAQRYALDHPEHLALYDTSPVTGEEFWAAAVANMQSFVQRHADERPEVTTYVAGLTTRLDRSDDEGATRVLRTISPAYFHDYWGREEEFAAGRASLRMFAAPAWGVEPPFDVRGELPRLPVPTLVLVGGDDFICGPRWARMMHQLLPDARLVILRETGHLGHIERPEKFTAAVRDFLNG is encoded by the coding sequence GTGAACGCCGCACAGGGCCCGAGGCCCCTACCCAGCCCAGCTGTCGATCCCCGAGCCCCCCTCTCCCCGGGCACCCACACCCTCGTCGTCCAGCACGGCACGGCCGCCGTCGACCAGCGCTACCACGTCGCCGGAACCGGCCCGGTGTGCGTCGCCCACTCCGGAGGGCCGGGCATCGGCTGGGAGTACCTGCGCATGCCCGAGCTGGAGCGCAGCATGACCGTCGTCTACCTCGAGCCGGTCGGCACGGGCGAGTCCGGCCGGCTGGCCGACCCACGCGACTACACCCTCGCCACCTACACCCACTTCCTGCACGCGGTGATCGAGCACCTGGGCCTCGCCGAGGTGGCCCTACTGGGCCACTCCCACGGCGGCTTCGTCGCGCAGCGCTACGCCCTCGACCACCCCGAACACCTGGCGTTGTACGACACCTCACCGGTGACGGGAGAGGAGTTCTGGGCGGCCGCCGTCGCCAACATGCAGAGCTTCGTCCAGCGGCACGCCGACGAGCGGCCGGAAGTGACCACCTACGTTGCGGGTCTCACCACGCGACTCGACCGGTCCGACGACGAGGGCGCGACGAGGGTGCTGCGCACCATCTCGCCGGCCTACTTCCATGACTACTGGGGCCGCGAGGAGGAGTTCGCCGCGGGGCGCGCATCCCTGCGGATGTTCGCGGCACCGGCCTGGGGGGTGGAGCCCCCGTTCGACGTCCGCGGGGAACTGCCCCGGCTCCCCGTCCCGACCCTGGTCCTGGTCGGCGGGGACGACTTCATCTGCGGGCCGCGCTGGGCCCGCATGATGCACCAGCTCCTTCCCGACGCCCGGCTGGTGATCCTGCGGGAGACCGGCCATCTCGGGCACATCGAGCGTCCCGAGAAGTTCACGGCGGCCGTGCGCGACTTCCTCAACGGTTGA
- the qcrB gene encoding cytochrome bc1 complex cytochrome b subunit, translated as MSDAIEPVTTTGSPSGGKIADWARTRMGIGPTTTTGTRRARPEHWSFLLGEICLYSFFVLLVTGVYLTFYFHPSSNEVVYDGSYAPLRGQIVSEAFDSTMHISFDVRGGLLIRQAHHWAALIFVASLLAHLMRVFFTGAFRKPRELTWVAGFALLILGMLGGLTGYDLPGDLLSGTGLAVVNGTLLSVPIVGTDLSMFLFGGEFPGHDLVPRFHVIHVLVIPALMLALVAFHAFLGHRHRHTQYPGPGRTEHNVAGLPMQVYVVKAAGYFGMVAGAIFTIAAIAQINPVWEFGPYRADQVSAGSQPDWYMGIADGLLRVMPGWEVNFWGHTLALDNLIPLLAGFGFLLVMGAYPFIEAWVTDDDHEHHLLERPRNRPVRTAFGVAWLGVYLVALLGAANDIIAVTFHLSVNTVTWTVRIALFVVPVVLFRVTKRIALGLQRRDRDKVLHGRETGVITRLPHGEYAEVHQPLDPYQLHALTAHEQYRPLDPGRRDADGHASGKARRLRARLSRGFYGEGTQILKPTVQEYRKITGKHHSTSKKD; from the coding sequence ATGAGCGACGCAATCGAACCGGTCACTACGACGGGCAGCCCCAGCGGTGGCAAAATCGCCGACTGGGCGAGAACGCGGATGGGCATCGGGCCCACCACAACGACCGGCACTCGCAGGGCCCGTCCGGAGCACTGGTCGTTCCTGCTGGGCGAGATCTGTCTCTACAGCTTCTTCGTCCTGCTCGTCACCGGTGTGTATCTGACGTTCTACTTCCACCCGTCGTCGAACGAGGTCGTCTACGACGGCAGTTACGCTCCACTGCGCGGCCAGATCGTGTCCGAGGCGTTCGACTCGACGATGCACATCTCCTTCGACGTACGTGGCGGCCTGCTCATCCGCCAGGCCCACCACTGGGCGGCACTGATCTTCGTCGCCTCCCTGCTGGCCCACCTGATGCGCGTGTTCTTCACCGGCGCCTTCCGCAAGCCTCGCGAGCTGACCTGGGTGGCCGGTTTCGCCCTGCTCATCCTCGGCATGCTCGGTGGCCTGACCGGCTACGACCTCCCCGGCGACCTCCTGTCGGGAACCGGGCTCGCCGTGGTGAACGGGACACTTCTGTCGGTACCGATCGTCGGTACCGACCTGTCGATGTTCCTGTTCGGCGGCGAGTTCCCCGGGCACGACCTGGTGCCCCGCTTCCACGTGATCCACGTCCTGGTCATTCCGGCGCTGATGCTGGCGCTCGTCGCCTTCCACGCCTTCCTCGGGCACCGACACCGACACACCCAGTACCCGGGGCCAGGCCGTACGGAGCACAACGTGGCCGGCCTGCCGATGCAGGTGTACGTGGTCAAGGCGGCCGGCTATTTCGGCATGGTCGCCGGGGCCATCTTCACCATCGCCGCGATCGCCCAGATCAACCCCGTCTGGGAGTTCGGCCCCTATCGCGCCGATCAGGTCTCCGCCGGATCCCAGCCCGACTGGTACATGGGCATCGCAGACGGGCTGCTGCGTGTCATGCCCGGGTGGGAGGTGAACTTCTGGGGCCACACCCTGGCCCTGGACAATCTGATCCCTCTCCTCGCCGGCTTCGGCTTCCTCCTCGTCATGGGCGCCTACCCGTTCATCGAGGCCTGGGTCACCGACGACGACCACGAACACCACCTGCTGGAACGGCCACGCAACCGGCCCGTGCGCACGGCGTTCGGCGTGGCATGGCTCGGCGTCTACCTGGTGGCACTGCTCGGAGCCGCGAACGACATCATCGCCGTGACCTTCCACCTGTCGGTCAACACGGTCACCTGGACGGTGCGCATCGCCCTGTTCGTCGTACCGGTCGTCCTCTTCCGCGTGACCAAGCGCATCGCCCTGGGTCTGCAACGCCGCGATCGCGACAAGGTCCTGCACGGCCGCGAAACAGGTGTCATCACGCGCCTGCCGCACGGCGAGTACGCAGAGGTGCACCAGCCCCTCGACCCTTACCAGCTCCATGCCCTCACGGCGCACGAGCAGTACCGGCCCCTCGACCCGGGACGACGCGACGCAGACGGCCACGCGAGCGGCAAGGCGCGACGGCTGCGCGCGCGACTCAGCCGCGGCTTCTACGGCGAGGGGACACAGATCCTCAAGCCCACCGTCCAGGAGTACCGGAAGATCACCGGCAAACATCACTCCACCAGCAAAAAGGACTAA
- a CDS encoding helix-turn-helix transcriptional regulator has translation MKGKNPGLLHGRQSERAVLDRQLAKVRDGHSAVLVLRGEAGIGKSALLEYVAESAEGCTVVRAAGVEAEMELAFGGLHQLCAPFLDRLRHLPDPQRTALETAFGLSAGTPPDRFLVGLAVLSLLADVAEETPLICLVDDVQWLDRVSAQIVGFVARRLMAERVGLLFAVREADGERALQGLPELTLGGLSEPDARALLTSVLPGRFDEPVRSRILAEARGNPLALLELPHSTTAAELAGGYASPPMGPLIGRLEHNFSLRVEELPPQTRRLLLLAAAEPVGDVSLLRRAADILGVSMSEAQPAVSANLLEVRTRVQFRHPLVRSAVYRTAGPDERREAHRALAEATDARSDPDRRAWHLARAAAEPDEAVADELARSADRAQARGGIAASAAFLERAAELTPDPSRRRSRALAAARAKYLAGAFDAALELLNVAEMGALDDLQHAQASLLRGQITFGSRSAGATVPLLLTAAREFEPLDAGIARETYRDTFYAALTAGRLSSGPGLEEVARAARTAPPTPQPGPTDLFLDGLALATTDGYATGAPILRRALNTLRLGGFTVEQSLGWLPFACRMAHNVWDFDSWSTLSAKLVRLARETGTLSVLPSALLLRLANRVFAGDLDDADSLAAEAVTIGEATGSHFLAHYGALVIEPWRGRETETLRAIETITSNRTLNGEGKALTAPQWALAVLYNGLGRYEEACDAAAKGCEYPQELGLSLSSLVELVEAATRSGQRDLAVEAADRLATICQASGTAWATGTSAAARALISEGDTADALYREAIARLESTPVRTALARTRLLYGEWLRRENRRAEARDQLARAHEILDRAGAEAFAERARQELEAAGETVRRRATGTHAALTPQEAQIARLAGEGLTNLEIGAQLFLSPHTIEWHLRKVFTKLGIRSRKQLGAVLPGGAASPA, from the coding sequence ATGAAAGGCAAGAATCCGGGCCTTCTGCACGGGCGGCAGAGCGAGCGAGCGGTGCTGGACCGGCAGCTGGCCAAGGTGCGCGATGGCCACAGCGCGGTGCTCGTGCTGCGCGGTGAGGCCGGTATCGGCAAGTCCGCCCTGTTGGAGTACGTGGCCGAGAGTGCCGAGGGCTGCACCGTGGTGCGCGCGGCGGGTGTCGAGGCGGAGATGGAGCTGGCTTTCGGGGGGCTGCACCAGCTGTGCGCGCCCTTCCTGGATCGCCTCAGGCACCTCCCCGATCCGCAGCGGACGGCCCTGGAGACCGCCTTCGGGCTCAGCGCGGGCACTCCCCCGGACCGATTCCTCGTAGGGCTGGCGGTCCTCAGCCTGCTCGCCGACGTCGCTGAGGAGACGCCACTCATCTGCCTCGTCGACGACGTGCAGTGGCTCGACCGCGTCTCCGCCCAGATCGTCGGGTTCGTCGCCCGGCGTCTGATGGCGGAGCGCGTAGGCCTGCTCTTCGCCGTCCGCGAGGCGGACGGGGAACGCGCCCTGCAAGGGCTGCCCGAGCTCACCCTTGGGGGTCTGAGCGAGCCCGATGCCCGCGCCCTGCTGACCTCGGTGCTTCCCGGCCGGTTCGACGAACCGGTCCGCAGCAGGATTCTCGCCGAGGCGCGCGGCAATCCGCTGGCCCTGCTGGAACTGCCCCACAGCACCACCGCGGCCGAACTCGCAGGCGGCTACGCCTCACCGCCGATGGGGCCACTCATCGGCAGGCTCGAGCACAACTTCAGCCTGCGCGTCGAGGAACTGCCCCCGCAGACACGACGGCTGCTGTTGCTCGCAGCGGCCGAGCCCGTCGGCGATGTCTCACTGCTCCGCCGCGCCGCCGACATCCTCGGTGTGTCCATGAGCGAGGCCCAGCCGGCTGTGTCGGCGAACCTGCTGGAAGTACGCACACGGGTCCAGTTCCGGCACCCGTTGGTGCGCTCGGCCGTTTACCGCACGGCGGGACCGGACGAGCGCCGGGAGGCGCACCGGGCACTGGCCGAGGCCACGGATGCGCGGTCCGACCCCGACCGCCGCGCCTGGCACCTGGCCCGCGCCGCTGCGGAGCCCGACGAGGCCGTGGCGGACGAACTGGCCCGATCGGCCGACCGCGCGCAGGCCCGTGGCGGCATCGCCGCATCGGCGGCCTTCCTGGAACGAGCGGCTGAGCTGACGCCCGATCCCTCCCGCCGCCGCAGCAGGGCGCTGGCGGCGGCCCGGGCCAAGTACCTGGCCGGAGCGTTCGACGCCGCGCTCGAGCTGTTGAACGTGGCCGAAATGGGCGCGCTCGACGATCTGCAACACGCCCAAGCCAGCCTGCTGCGCGGGCAGATCACCTTCGGATCCCGCAGTGCCGGTGCCACCGTGCCGCTGCTGCTCACGGCGGCCCGGGAGTTCGAACCGCTCGACGCCGGCATCGCGCGCGAAACCTACCGGGACACGTTCTACGCGGCCCTCACCGCAGGCCGCTTGTCCAGCGGCCCAGGCCTCGAGGAGGTCGCCCGGGCCGCACGCACCGCACCCCCGACGCCTCAGCCCGGACCCACCGACCTCTTCCTCGACGGCCTGGCCCTGGCCACCACGGACGGCTACGCGACGGGCGCCCCGATACTGCGCCGCGCACTGAACACGCTGCGGTTGGGCGGCTTCACAGTGGAACAGTCACTGGGCTGGCTCCCGTTCGCCTGCCGCATGGCCCACAACGTGTGGGACTTCGACAGCTGGAGCACCCTGTCGGCCAAGCTCGTCCGTCTGGCACGGGAGACGGGAACCCTGTCCGTGCTCCCCTCGGCGCTCCTGCTGCGACTGGCGAACCGGGTCTTCGCCGGTGATCTGGACGACGCAGACTCGCTCGCCGCAGAAGCGGTGACAATCGGCGAGGCCACCGGCAGCCACTTCCTCGCACACTACGGGGCGCTGGTGATCGAACCCTGGCGTGGCCGCGAGACCGAGACGCTGCGGGCAATCGAGACGATCACCAGCAACCGAACCCTCAACGGCGAGGGAAAGGCACTCACCGCTCCCCAGTGGGCGCTGGCCGTGCTGTACAACGGCCTCGGGCGTTACGAGGAAGCCTGCGACGCCGCCGCCAAGGGCTGCGAGTACCCGCAGGAGCTGGGGCTCTCCCTCTCCTCCCTGGTCGAGCTGGTGGAGGCGGCAACCCGCAGCGGGCAGCGGGACCTCGCCGTCGAGGCCGCCGACCGCCTCGCGACCATCTGCCAGGCCAGTGGCACGGCCTGGGCAACGGGCACCTCCGCGGCAGCGCGTGCCCTGATCAGTGAGGGGGACACGGCCGACGCCCTGTACCGGGAGGCGATCGCCCGCCTTGAGAGCACCCCGGTGCGGACGGCGCTCGCACGCACCCGGCTGCTGTACGGCGAGTGGCTAAGGCGCGAGAACCGCCGGGCCGAGGCCCGGGATCAGCTGGCCCGCGCCCACGAGATCCTCGACCGGGCGGGCGCGGAGGCCTTCGCCGAGCGCGCCCGCCAGGAGTTGGAAGCCGCTGGGGAGACGGTGCGCAGGCGCGCCACCGGCACCCATGCGGCGCTCACGCCCCAGGAGGCCCAGATTGCCCGGCTGGCCGGCGAAGGGCTGACCAACCTCGAGATCGGCGCGCAGCTGTTCCTCAGCCCGCACACCATCGAGTGGCATCTGCGGAAGGTGTTCACGAAGCTCGGGATCCGATCCCGCAAACAGTTGGGCGCCGTGCTGCCGGGCGGGGCGGCGAGTCCCGCCTGA
- a CDS encoding MarR family winged helix-turn-helix transcriptional regulator has protein sequence MTGTSHEDVVGEVRTGPADDRTQSSATDRWDALDRLHRRVQGTVERRLREETGFGLSEVQALRHVGRISAAGAGAELMRLGDVANGLGLSQSATSRLMARLRRQGLIISSAVDHDRRGVQVLLTPAGHAALRRTASRYEQVVRDAVRDLGSQEADPLLWHFLIGQSDARTVNR, from the coding sequence ATGACCGGCACGTCGCACGAGGACGTGGTGGGCGAGGTGCGCACCGGCCCTGCCGACGACCGCACGCAGTCCAGCGCGACCGACCGGTGGGACGCCCTCGACCGCCTCCACCGCCGCGTCCAGGGGACGGTGGAGCGGCGGCTGCGCGAGGAGACCGGGTTCGGGTTGAGTGAAGTACAGGCCCTGCGTCACGTGGGAAGAATCTCCGCCGCGGGCGCCGGCGCCGAACTCATGCGGCTCGGGGATGTGGCCAACGGGCTCGGCCTGAGCCAGTCCGCCACGAGCAGGTTGATGGCACGCCTGCGCCGACAGGGCCTGATCATCTCGAGCGCCGTCGACCACGACCGGCGCGGCGTGCAGGTGCTGCTGACCCCGGCGGGACACGCCGCGCTGCGCCGTACCGCATCCCGCTACGAACAGGTCGTCCGGGACGCGGTCCGCGATCTCGGCTCCCAGGAGGCGGATCCCCTCCTGTGGCATTTCCTCATCGGCCAGAGCGACGCCCGCACGGTCAACCGTTGA